From Streptomyces fungicidicus, one genomic window encodes:
- a CDS encoding methylated-DNA--[protein]-cysteine S-methyltransferase — MTATTYWTSVDSPVGPLLLTAAPTGELTSLSVPGQKGGRTVRDDWRPDPGPFREAARQLAAYFAGDLEEFRLAVRTAGTPFREKVWDALDAVPYGATVSYGEIAARIGAPRAAVRAVGGAIGANPLLIVRPCHRVIGADGSLTGYAGGLERKVRLLTHEGVLPTPP; from the coding sequence ATGACCGCCACCACGTACTGGACGAGCGTGGACAGCCCCGTCGGGCCGCTGCTGCTCACCGCCGCCCCGACCGGCGAGCTGACCTCGCTGTCCGTGCCCGGGCAGAAGGGCGGGCGCACCGTGCGCGACGACTGGCGGCCCGACCCCGGCCCGTTCCGCGAGGCCGCGCGGCAGCTCGCCGCGTACTTCGCGGGAGACCTCGAGGAGTTCCGGCTGGCCGTGCGCACCGCCGGCACCCCCTTCCGGGAGAAGGTGTGGGACGCCCTCGACGCCGTCCCCTACGGCGCCACCGTGTCCTACGGCGAGATCGCCGCGCGGATCGGCGCGCCCCGGGCCGCCGTGCGCGCCGTCGGCGGCGCGATCGGCGCGAACCCCCTGCTCATCGTCCGCCCCTGCCACCGGGTGATCGGCGCGGACGGCTCGCTCACCGGGTACGCCGGGGGCCTGGAGCGGAAGGTGCGGCTGCTCACCCACGAGGGAGTACTGCCCACGCCGCCGTGA
- a CDS encoding ROK family transcriptional regulator — protein sequence MKRTSRDIRTANRYRVLRQIIAASPTSRQELAAATGLSLATVATLVGELLALGMITEVGFEDSAGGRPRGLVAVNTSGGALIGVDLAETYVRVELFDLALNVLARADEALGPGEDRPEQVAGRVAAAVGSVVARAGDGAARVLGAGVSVPGQVDRDTGVCVYAPNWDWHDVPLLDLLAGHLACPLYLDNPLRACAVAELWSGAARGHGDAVVVNLGTGVGAGLVLGGGVHRGVTNSAGEWGHTTLVLDGRPCHCGNHGCVETYTGAPGIMLNLREAQPDSPLLRPGDQTATVDALAAGVRAGDPVAVRVLRETARYLGAGVADLINLFNPEVVVLSSWVAAAFGEPLLDEVRAAVTRHALRRPLAAARIVLSPIPTDPVCLGAATFALEGALQPAGKGAGRHAVGGPR from the coding sequence GTGAAGCGCACATCGCGGGACATCCGCACGGCCAACCGCTACCGGGTGCTGCGCCAGATCATCGCCGCGTCGCCGACCTCCCGGCAGGAGCTGGCCGCGGCCACCGGGCTCAGTCTCGCCACCGTCGCCACCCTGGTCGGCGAGCTGCTCGCCCTGGGCATGATCACCGAGGTCGGCTTCGAGGACTCGGCCGGCGGCCGCCCCCGGGGCCTGGTGGCCGTCAACACGTCGGGCGGCGCGCTGATCGGCGTCGACCTGGCGGAGACCTACGTCCGGGTCGAGCTCTTCGACCTGGCGCTGAACGTGCTGGCCCGCGCCGACGAGGCACTGGGCCCCGGGGAGGACCGGCCCGAGCAGGTCGCGGGGCGGGTGGCCGCGGCGGTCGGTTCCGTGGTCGCCCGGGCCGGGGACGGGGCCGCCCGGGTGCTCGGGGCCGGGGTGAGCGTGCCGGGGCAGGTGGACCGGGACACCGGCGTCTGCGTGTACGCGCCCAACTGGGACTGGCACGACGTCCCGTTGCTCGACCTGCTCGCCGGCCACCTCGCCTGCCCCCTTTACCTGGACAACCCGTTGCGGGCCTGCGCGGTGGCCGAGCTGTGGTCCGGGGCGGCGCGCGGGCACGGGGACGCGGTGGTGGTGAACCTGGGGACCGGGGTGGGCGCCGGGCTGGTGCTGGGCGGCGGGGTGCACCGGGGCGTGACCAACAGCGCCGGCGAATGGGGGCACACCACGCTCGTCCTGGACGGCCGCCCCTGCCACTGCGGCAACCACGGCTGCGTGGAGACGTACACCGGGGCGCCCGGGATCATGCTCAATCTGCGGGAGGCGCAGCCGGACAGCCCGCTGCTGCGGCCCGGCGACCAGACGGCCACCGTCGACGCGCTCGCCGCGGGCGTACGGGCGGGCGATCCGGTGGCGGTGCGGGTGCTCCGGGAGACCGCCCGCTATCTGGGCGCCGGGGTCGCCGATCTGATCAACCTGTTCAATCCGGAGGTGGTCGTGCTCAGCAGCTGGGTCGCGGCCGCGTTCGGCGAGCCGCTGCTCGACGAGGTGCGCGCGGCCGTCACCCGGCACGCGCTGCGCCGCCCGCTGGCCGCCGCCCGGATCGTCCTCTCCCCGATCCCGACCGATCCGGTGTGCCTGGGAGCGGCGACGTTCGCGCTGGAGGGCGCGCTGCAGCCGGCCGGGAAGGGCGCCGGGAGGCACGCCGTGGGCGGCCCGCGGTAG
- a CDS encoding cellulose-binding domain-containing protein, producing MPDLPSPQDATEAALFTECWDAALSYADLCTAGSAAAAELAREAFEQGIRELRAAESATVRGHGRRSARLPRIPLLLTAVRSTAAAWEEAGKGHKLDPDLRLWLHSDQAARYTGPPLERPVALRGLRDLQHADAELLWLAEAEALPLPLVARRLGLDPATAADELAQVGRMFRDRCHRNHLDSPLDAECRSYARLLDAVTRSPAADTPDDLSRHLATCHPCAEAAACLRLHGGGLPGALAGGVIGWGGLAYLERRRRAAEVRLGAGRPDRADPDTGDPAHPAGRTRIARHGPLVAAVLVSLLALAVSLMPFGGDTADDGAGRADADRQPVADPGPSLPAAPTAGPSDTPSPEPSRTPTPDSPADRQIPDPEPQGTSSATPAPETTGRGAPAACRVDYALVNQWPDGFQAAVTVTTRDPLASWRVGFTFPDGQRVTQTWDGSAHQDGAAVTVTAADYNKSVAAGGKLAFGFLASWSGANRPPSGFTLNGRTCAAV from the coding sequence ATGCCCGACCTGCCGAGCCCCCAGGACGCCACCGAGGCGGCGCTGTTCACCGAGTGCTGGGACGCGGCGCTGTCCTACGCCGACCTGTGCACGGCCGGCTCCGCCGCCGCCGCGGAACTCGCCCGTGAGGCCTTCGAACAGGGCATACGGGAGCTGCGCGCCGCGGAGTCGGCCACCGTCCGCGGCCACGGCCGCCGTTCCGCCCGGCTGCCCCGGATACCCCTGCTGCTGACGGCCGTTCGCAGCACCGCGGCCGCCTGGGAGGAGGCCGGAAAGGGCCACAAGCTCGACCCCGACCTGCGCCTGTGGCTCCACTCCGACCAGGCCGCCCGCTACACCGGCCCGCCACTGGAACGCCCGGTCGCCCTGCGCGGACTGCGCGATCTGCAGCACGCGGACGCCGAACTGCTGTGGCTCGCCGAGGCGGAGGCCCTGCCGCTGCCCCTGGTGGCCCGCCGGCTCGGCCTCGACCCCGCCACCGCGGCCGACGAACTCGCCCAGGTCGGCCGCATGTTCCGGGACCGCTGCCACCGCAACCACCTCGACTCGCCCCTGGACGCCGAGTGCCGCAGCTACGCACGGCTGCTCGACGCCGTCACCCGCTCGCCCGCCGCGGACACCCCCGACGACCTGTCCCGGCACCTCGCCACCTGCCACCCGTGCGCCGAGGCCGCCGCCTGCCTGCGGCTGCACGGCGGGGGACTGCCCGGAGCGCTGGCCGGCGGGGTGATCGGCTGGGGCGGCCTCGCCTACCTGGAACGCCGCCGCCGCGCCGCCGAGGTACGCCTCGGGGCCGGACGCCCCGACCGTGCCGACCCGGACACCGGTGACCCGGCGCACCCCGCCGGCCGGACCCGGATCGCCCGGCACGGCCCGCTGGTCGCCGCCGTCCTGGTGTCCCTGCTCGCGCTCGCCGTCTCACTGATGCCGTTCGGCGGCGACACGGCCGACGACGGCGCCGGACGCGCCGACGCCGACCGGCAGCCGGTGGCCGACCCCGGACCCTCGCTCCCCGCCGCGCCCACCGCCGGCCCCTCCGACACCCCGTCCCCCGAGCCGTCCCGCACGCCCACCCCGGACAGCCCCGCGGACCGGCAGATCCCCGACCCCGAACCGCAGGGCACCTCCTCCGCCACCCCCGCGCCCGAGACCACCGGCCGCGGCGCCCCGGCCGCCTGCCGGGTCGACTACGCCCTGGTCAACCAGTGGCCCGACGGATTCCAGGCCGCCGTCACCGTCACCACCCGGGACCCCCTCGCGTCCTGGCGCGTCGGCTTCACCTTCCCGGACGGCCAGCGGGTCACCCAGACGTGGGACGGCTCGGCGCACCAGGACGGGGCCGCCGTCACCGTCACCGCCGCCGACTACAACAAGTCGGTCGCCGCGGGCGGCAAGCTCGCCTTCGGCTTCCTCGCGTCCTGGAGCGGAGCCAACCGCCCGCCGTCCGGCTTCACCCTCAACGGACGGACGTGCGCGGCCGTGTGA
- a CDS encoding DUF456 domain-containing protein, translated as MGAWDLLLAGLVLLLGLCGVLLPGVPGSWLVWAGVLWWALKDPRPVAWWVLVGATVLLLLSRAVRWALPSRRLRAAGYDGRTLAYAGCGSFLGFVLLPVAGAVPGFLAGVYVRERLRLGRRGEAAAATRTVMRSGGWSVLTELFACQLITAAWLGAVFWG; from the coding sequence ATGGGAGCGTGGGACCTCCTGCTCGCCGGACTGGTGCTCCTGCTCGGACTGTGCGGAGTGCTGCTGCCAGGGGTGCCCGGATCATGGCTGGTGTGGGCCGGGGTGCTGTGGTGGGCGCTGAAGGATCCGCGGCCCGTCGCCTGGTGGGTGCTGGTGGGGGCGACCGTCCTGCTGTTGCTGTCCCGGGCGGTGCGCTGGGCGCTGCCGTCCCGCCGGCTGCGCGCGGCGGGCTACGACGGCCGGACGCTCGCCTACGCGGGCTGCGGCTCGTTCCTCGGCTTCGTGCTGCTGCCGGTGGCCGGCGCGGTCCCCGGGTTCCTCGCCGGGGTCTACGTCCGCGAGCGGCTCCGGCTGGGCCGGCGCGGCGAGGCGGCCGCGGCGACCCGTACGGTGATGCGCTCGGGCGGCTGGAGCGTGCTGACGGAGCTGTTCGCCTGCCAGCTGATCACGGCGGCATGGCTGGGCGCGGTGTTCTGGGGCTGA
- a CDS encoding protein phosphatase 2C domain-containing protein → MSQQGGRPTGPEDDWWGQLYDDGTGDTGPAPAPDSLDDRFASASGTLDAGGPAPAGAPPAPAVPAPRPAPAGPPDLPPRAPWEPPGSSSPGPVTFPARPSRPPEPPPRPASDPPPPPAAPTTGRALGAWTPATAPPPPPAAPPAGDAPAGPRASRLEPLPDPPPSRGYVGSRPPTYDAEPTALPETDPDDPGDPVPDTVLDGARYGACTLRAASVRGDSARYRGEPRRDALLTARFGTGEQALVLVALATGARTAPGAHRAAADACRWIGAAVGRSHARLVDDLRAARRGDLKSGLHRLTDRSLGRLRADAAEQGLDPGLHTATLRCLLLPADPECRTRVFFGVGPGGLFRLREGEWQDIEPEAADVRGAPVAGFGSPPSETPGGDRLTMDLGIPTPPSPYEPAPEPPREPFRFRTSVARPGDTLLMCGTGLADPLRGERDLRAHLADRWSGPEPPGLAAFLADTQVRVKGYADDRTAVAVWEA, encoded by the coding sequence ATGAGCCAGCAGGGGGGAAGGCCCACCGGTCCCGAGGACGACTGGTGGGGGCAGCTGTACGACGACGGCACCGGTGACACGGGCCCCGCACCGGCGCCCGACTCCCTGGACGACCGCTTCGCCTCGGCGTCCGGCACCCTGGACGCGGGCGGCCCCGCCCCGGCCGGCGCACCCCCGGCCCCTGCGGTCCCCGCCCCCCGGCCGGCCCCCGCCGGTCCGCCGGACCTGCCGCCGCGCGCCCCCTGGGAGCCCCCGGGCTCCTCGTCCCCGGGCCCGGTGACGTTCCCCGCCAGGCCCTCCCGGCCGCCCGAGCCCCCACCACGGCCGGCGTCCGACCCGCCACCGCCTCCCGCCGCCCCCACCACCGGCCGGGCCCTCGGCGCCTGGACCCCGGCCACGGCGCCGCCGCCACCGCCCGCGGCCCCGCCGGCGGGCGACGCCCCCGCGGGCCCCCGCGCCTCCCGTCTCGAACCGCTCCCGGACCCGCCCCCGTCCCGCGGCTACGTGGGTTCCCGGCCGCCCACCTACGACGCCGAGCCCACCGCCCTCCCCGAGACCGACCCCGACGACCCCGGCGATCCGGTCCCGGACACCGTGCTCGACGGCGCCCGCTACGGGGCCTGCACCCTGCGCGCCGCCTCCGTGCGCGGCGACTCCGCCCGCTACCGGGGCGAGCCGCGCCGCGACGCGCTGCTGACCGCGCGGTTCGGCACCGGCGAGCAGGCCCTCGTCCTGGTGGCCCTGGCGACCGGCGCCCGCACCGCGCCCGGCGCGCACCGGGCCGCCGCCGACGCCTGCCGGTGGATCGGCGCGGCGGTGGGCCGCAGCCACGCCCGCCTCGTCGACGACCTCAGGGCGGCCCGGCGCGGCGACCTCAAGTCCGGCCTGCACCGTCTCACCGACCGCAGCCTCGGCAGGCTCCGCGCCGACGCGGCCGAGCAGGGCCTCGACCCCGGCCTCCACACGGCCACCCTGCGCTGCCTGCTGCTGCCCGCCGACCCCGAGTGCCGCACCCGGGTCTTCTTCGGCGTGGGCCCCGGCGGGCTGTTCCGGCTGCGGGAGGGGGAGTGGCAGGACATCGAACCGGAGGCCGCCGACGTGCGGGGCGCACCCGTGGCCGGTTTCGGCTCGCCGCCCTCCGAGACCCCCGGGGGCGACCGCCTCACCATGGACCTGGGCATCCCCACACCGCCCAGCCCGTACGAGCCGGCCCCCGAACCGCCCCGCGAACCGTTCCGCTTCCGGACCTCCGTAGCCCGGCCGGGTGACACCCTGCTGATGTGCGGCACCGGTCTCGCCGACCCCCTGCGCGGCGAGCGGGACCTGCGCGCGCACCTCGCCGACCGGTGGTCGGGGCCCGAACCGCCCGGCCTCGCCGCGTTCCTCGCCGACACCCAGGTACGGGTCAAGGGATACGCCGACGACCGTACGGCCGTCGCCGTTTGGGAGGCGTGA
- a CDS encoding radical SAM protein, translating to MGSRTALVEDLMERFPHVPREAVFKEDLLRGGVAFDPSALSDNEGGDVKPKSYFIFSFDHGTLPELGEAALRRPPEEIILTGGPYDLRRTVVSVRVNPASPYRVAADEHGMLGLYLDGKRISDVGVPPMPEYYRHTLSNGKSVMEVAPTIQWGYLIYLTVFRVCQYFGAKEECQYCDINHNWRQHKAAGRPYTGVKDVEEVLEALEIIDRYDTAKASTAYTLTGGAITRTVSGRDEADFYGHYAKAIEERFPGRWIGKVVAQALPKDDVQRFKDYGVQIYHPNFEVWDEYLFKMYCPGKERYVGRDEWHRRILDSADVFGARNVIPNFVAGVEMAEPFGFKTVDEAIASTTEGLRFFMSQGITPRFTTWCPEPTTPLGKANPQGAPLEYHIRLLQAYRQTMEDFGLSSPPGYGPPGPGRAVFSVSSFMDSLPAQEPAEAV from the coding sequence ATGGGCAGCCGTACCGCGCTGGTCGAGGATCTGATGGAGCGGTTCCCGCACGTGCCGCGCGAGGCCGTGTTCAAGGAGGACCTGCTGCGCGGCGGTGTGGCCTTCGATCCGTCCGCGCTCAGTGACAACGAGGGCGGTGACGTCAAGCCGAAGTCGTACTTCATCTTCTCCTTCGACCACGGCACCCTGCCCGAGCTGGGCGAGGCCGCGCTGCGGCGCCCGCCGGAGGAGATCATCCTCACGGGCGGCCCCTACGACCTGCGCCGTACGGTCGTGTCGGTGCGCGTGAACCCGGCCTCCCCCTACCGGGTGGCCGCCGACGAGCACGGCATGCTCGGCCTGTACCTCGACGGCAAGCGGATCTCGGACGTCGGCGTGCCGCCCATGCCCGAGTACTACCGGCACACCCTGTCCAACGGGAAGTCGGTGATGGAGGTCGCCCCCACCATCCAGTGGGGATACCTGATCTATCTGACCGTCTTCCGGGTCTGCCAGTACTTCGGCGCCAAGGAGGAGTGCCAGTACTGCGACATCAACCACAACTGGCGCCAGCACAAGGCGGCCGGCCGGCCCTACACCGGGGTGAAGGACGTCGAGGAGGTCCTGGAGGCCCTGGAGATCATCGACCGGTACGACACGGCGAAGGCCTCCACCGCCTACACCCTGACCGGCGGCGCCATCACCAGGACCGTCTCCGGACGCGACGAGGCCGACTTCTACGGCCACTACGCCAAGGCCATCGAGGAGCGCTTCCCCGGCCGCTGGATCGGCAAGGTCGTCGCCCAGGCGCTGCCCAAGGACGACGTGCAGCGCTTCAAGGACTACGGCGTGCAGATCTACCACCCCAACTTCGAGGTGTGGGACGAGTACCTCTTCAAGATGTACTGCCCCGGCAAGGAGCGTTACGTCGGCCGTGACGAGTGGCACCGGCGCATCCTCGACTCCGCCGACGTGTTCGGCGCGCGCAACGTGATCCCCAACTTCGTCGCGGGCGTGGAGATGGCCGAGCCCTTCGGCTTCAAGACCGTCGACGAGGCGATCGCGTCCACCACCGAGGGCCTGCGCTTCTTCATGTCGCAGGGCATCACGCCCCGCTTCACCACCTGGTGCCCCGAGCCGACCACCCCGCTCGGCAAGGCCAACCCGCAGGGCGCGCCGCTGGAGTACCACATCCGGCTGCTCCAGGCGTACCGGCAGACCATGGAGGACTTCGGCCTCTCCTCGCCCCCCGGATACGGTCCGCCCGGACCCGGCCGCGCGGTGTTCTCCGTCAGCTCCTTCATGGACAGCCTCCCGGCGCAGGAGCCCGCCGAGGCGGTCTGA
- a CDS encoding FAD-binding protein — MTESVTNWAGNITYAAKELHRPHGMDALRDLVAGSPRVRVLGSGHSFNEIAEPGEDGVLLSLDVLPPGIEVDTAARTVRVGGGVRYAELAREVHRHGLALANMASLPHISVAGSVATGTHGSGVGNGPLASSVRAVEIVAADGSTVTLARGDERFGGAVTSLGALGVVTSLTLDLEPAFEVEQHVFTEMPLDGLDRAAFETVMSAAYSVSLFTDWRAPGFRQVWVKRRTDQPLPDFARAAPATEKTHPVPGMPAVNCTEQFGVPGPWHERLPHFRAEFTPSSGAELQSEYLMPRESAVAALHALDGIRETVAPVLQTCEVRTVAADGQWLSPSYGRDTVAVHFTWVEDTRAVLPVVARVEEALAPFDPRPHWGKVFTTPAAELRARYPRLDDFRNCVEHLDPRRKFTNAFVRDVLGE; from the coding sequence ATGACCGAGAGCGTGACCAACTGGGCGGGCAACATCACGTACGCCGCCAAGGAGCTGCACCGCCCGCACGGCATGGACGCGCTGCGGGATCTGGTCGCCGGGAGCCCGCGGGTGCGGGTACTGGGCAGCGGGCACTCCTTCAACGAGATCGCCGAGCCCGGCGAGGACGGCGTCCTGCTCTCCCTCGACGTGCTGCCCCCCGGGATCGAGGTGGACACGGCGGCCCGGACGGTACGGGTCGGCGGCGGCGTCCGCTACGCGGAGCTGGCGCGGGAGGTGCACCGGCACGGGCTGGCGCTGGCGAACATGGCGTCGCTGCCGCACATCTCGGTGGCCGGTTCGGTCGCCACCGGCACCCATGGCTCCGGTGTCGGCAACGGGCCGCTGGCCTCGTCCGTGCGCGCGGTGGAGATCGTGGCGGCGGACGGTTCCACGGTGACCCTGGCGCGCGGCGACGAGCGGTTCGGCGGGGCGGTCACCTCGCTGGGCGCGCTCGGTGTCGTCACCTCGCTCACCCTGGACCTGGAGCCGGCCTTCGAGGTCGAGCAGCACGTGTTCACCGAGATGCCCCTGGACGGGCTGGACCGGGCCGCGTTCGAGACGGTGATGTCGGCGGCGTACAGCGTCAGCCTGTTCACCGACTGGCGGGCGCCGGGCTTCCGGCAGGTCTGGGTGAAGCGGCGCACCGACCAGCCGCTGCCCGACTTCGCCCGGGCGGCCCCGGCGACGGAGAAGACGCACCCGGTGCCGGGCATGCCCGCCGTGAACTGCACCGAGCAGTTCGGGGTGCCGGGACCCTGGCACGAGCGGCTGCCGCACTTCCGGGCGGAGTTCACGCCGAGCAGCGGGGCGGAGCTGCAGTCGGAGTACCTGATGCCGCGGGAGTCGGCGGTCGCCGCGCTGCACGCCCTGGACGGGATCCGGGAGACGGTCGCCCCCGTGCTGCAGACCTGCGAGGTGCGGACCGTCGCCGCCGACGGCCAGTGGCTCAGCCCCTCCTACGGGCGGGACACGGTGGCCGTCCACTTCACCTGGGTCGAGGACACCCGGGCGGTGCTGCCCGTGGTGGCGCGGGTGGAGGAGGCGCTGGCCCCGTTCGACCCGCGCCCGCACTGGGGGAAGGTGTTCACCACGCCGGCCGCGGAACTGCGCGCCCGCTACCCGCGGCTGGACGACTTCCGGAACTGCGTCGAGCACCTGGACCCGCGGCGCAAGTTCACCAACGCCTTCGTGCGGGACGTCCTGGGCGAGTGA
- the rsgA gene encoding ribosome small subunit-dependent GTPase A → MSSTSVSSALAPYGWDDAWAGEFAPYDAEGLLPGRVIRVDRGQCDVVTAGGTLRADTAFVTPHDPLRVVCTGDWVAVEPGGNPRYVRAYLPRRTAFVRSTSSKRSEGQILAANVDHAVVAVSLAVELDLGRIERFLALAWESGAQPVVVLTKADLVPDAVTRAHLVQDVETSAPGVPVITVSARDGDGLDVLAAITAGGTSVLLGQSGAGKSTLANALLGEDVMDVRATRDVDGKGRHTTTTRNLLALPGGGVLIDTPGLRGVGLWDAGTGVGQVFAEIEELAEGCRFHDCAHENEPGCAVLDAVEGGALPQRRLDSYRKLLRENQYIVAKTDARLRAEIRKDWKRKGAIGRAAMEAKRGRLR, encoded by the coding sequence TTGAGTTCCACCTCCGTCTCCTCCGCGCTCGCCCCCTACGGCTGGGACGACGCCTGGGCCGGCGAGTTCGCCCCCTACGACGCCGAAGGGCTGCTGCCCGGGCGCGTGATCCGGGTCGACCGCGGCCAGTGCGATGTCGTCACCGCGGGCGGCACCCTGCGGGCCGACACCGCCTTCGTCACCCCGCACGACCCCCTGCGGGTCGTCTGCACGGGCGACTGGGTCGCCGTCGAACCCGGCGGCAACCCGCGCTACGTACGCGCGTATCTGCCACGCCGTACCGCCTTCGTGCGCTCCACCTCCTCCAAGCGGTCCGAGGGGCAGATCCTCGCCGCCAACGTCGACCACGCCGTCGTCGCCGTCTCCCTCGCCGTCGAACTCGACCTGGGCCGTATCGAACGCTTCCTGGCACTGGCCTGGGAGTCCGGGGCGCAGCCGGTGGTCGTCCTCACCAAGGCCGACCTCGTGCCGGACGCGGTGACCCGGGCGCACCTTGTCCAGGACGTGGAGACCAGCGCCCCGGGCGTGCCCGTGATCACCGTCAGCGCGCGCGACGGGGACGGCCTCGACGTCCTCGCCGCGATCACCGCCGGCGGTACGTCGGTGCTGCTCGGCCAGTCCGGGGCGGGCAAGTCCACCCTGGCCAACGCGCTCCTCGGCGAGGACGTGATGGACGTACGGGCCACCCGGGACGTCGACGGCAAGGGCCGGCACACCACCACCACCCGCAACCTGCTGGCACTGCCCGGCGGGGGAGTCCTCATCGACACACCGGGACTGCGGGGCGTCGGCCTCTGGGACGCCGGAACCGGCGTCGGCCAGGTGTTCGCCGAGATCGAGGAGCTCGCCGAGGGCTGCCGCTTCCACGACTGCGCCCACGAGAACGAGCCGGGCTGCGCGGTCCTCGACGCCGTGGAGGGCGGCGCGCTGCCGCAGCGCCGCCTGGACAGCTACCGCAAGCTGCTCCGGGAGAACCAGTACATCGTCGCCAAGACCGACGCCAGGCTCCGCGCGGAGATCCGCAAGGACTGGAAGCGCAAGGGCGCAATCGGCAGGGCGGCGATGGAGGCCAAGCGGGGCCGCCTGCGGTAG
- a CDS encoding bifunctional transcriptional activator/DNA repair enzyme AdaA, with translation MKDEDSRYQAVRSRDGRFDGVFFFAVETTGIYCRPSCPAVTPKRHNVRFFPTAAAAQGSGFRACRRCRPDAVPGSAEWNVRADVVGRAVRLIADGVVDREGVAGLAARLGYSARQVQRQLTGELGAGPVALARAQRAHAARVLLQTTGLPVTEIAFAAGFASVRQFNDTVRAVYATTPSGLRAAAPRRGRTAARTATPSAGIPLRLAHRGPYQAGHVFDLLEREAVPGVEEVSGTPGARTYRRTLRLPYGTGIAAVGERPHTGPGAHPGGWLDARVHLTDPRDLTTAVQRLRRLFDLDADPYAVDERLGADARLAPLVAARPGLRSPGAADPEEFAVRALTGRDEAARLVRCHGKRLDAPCGPLTHLFPEPAALAGAEPGGTLGALAAALADGTVLLGPGADRDAARLALAAVPGLGPRTIAAIRTRALGEPDVAPPGPDLPDSWRPWRSYALNHLRAAGELE, from the coding sequence GTGAAGGACGAGGACAGCAGGTACCAGGCGGTGCGCAGCCGGGACGGCCGGTTCGACGGGGTGTTCTTCTTCGCCGTCGAGACGACCGGGATCTACTGCCGGCCCAGCTGCCCCGCCGTCACCCCCAAACGGCACAACGTGCGGTTCTTCCCGACCGCCGCCGCCGCGCAGGGCTCCGGGTTCCGGGCCTGCCGGCGGTGCCGCCCGGACGCCGTGCCCGGCTCCGCCGAATGGAACGTACGGGCCGACGTCGTCGGCCGGGCCGTGCGGCTGATCGCCGACGGCGTCGTCGACCGCGAGGGCGTCGCCGGACTCGCCGCACGGCTCGGCTACAGCGCCCGCCAGGTGCAGCGGCAGCTCACCGGCGAGCTCGGCGCCGGGCCGGTCGCGCTCGCCCGGGCCCAGCGCGCGCACGCCGCCCGGGTGCTGCTGCAGACCACCGGCCTGCCGGTCACCGAGATCGCCTTCGCCGCCGGATTCGCCAGCGTGCGGCAGTTCAACGACACCGTACGGGCCGTGTACGCCACCACCCCCAGCGGGCTGCGCGCCGCCGCGCCCCGCCGCGGACGGACCGCGGCGCGCACCGCCACACCCTCCGCCGGGATCCCCCTGCGGCTCGCCCACCGCGGCCCCTACCAGGCGGGACACGTCTTCGACCTGCTGGAACGCGAGGCCGTCCCCGGCGTCGAGGAGGTGAGCGGCACGCCGGGCGCCCGCACCTACCGGCGCACCCTGCGGCTGCCCTACGGCACCGGCATCGCCGCCGTCGGCGAACGCCCGCACACCGGTCCCGGCGCCCACCCCGGCGGCTGGCTCGACGCCCGCGTCCACCTCACCGACCCCCGCGACCTGACCACCGCCGTACAACGGCTGCGGCGGCTGTTCGACCTGGACGCCGACCCGTACGCCGTCGACGAACGGCTCGGCGCGGACGCCCGGCTCGCCCCGCTGGTCGCCGCCCGCCCCGGGCTGCGCTCCCCGGGCGCCGCCGACCCGGAGGAGTTCGCGGTGCGCGCGCTGACCGGCCGCGACGAGGCCGCACGGCTGGTCCGGTGCCACGGCAAGCGGCTCGACGCCCCCTGCGGCCCCCTCACCCACCTGTTCCCCGAACCCGCCGCCCTCGCCGGGGCTGAGCCCGGCGGCACCCTGGGCGCGCTCGCCGCCGCCCTCGCCGACGGCACCGTCCTCCTCGGCCCCGGCGCGGACCGGGACGCCGCCCGCCTGGCCCTGGCCGCCGTCCCCGGCCTCGGCCCGCGTACCATCGCCGCGATCCGCACCCGCGCGCTCGGCGAGCCGGACGTGGCCCCGCCCGGCCCGGACCTTCCCGACAGCTGGCGCCCCTGGCGCTCGTACGCCCTGAACCACCTGCGCGCAGCAGGGGAGTTGGAGTGA